The genome window GGGCGGTGGAGCAGGGCAGGGAGCCCGCGTCCCCCGCGTTCGTCGCGGCGGCGGCCCGCGCACTGGGCATCGAGGCCGAGGAGCTGTACGGGCAGCCCTACCGCGAGCTGCTGGGCGACGACGGGGGAGTGGACGGGCTGTTCGAGCTCCGGACCCTGTTCGCCGAGGGCTGCTACGTCGAGCCGCTGGTCCCGGCTCCGCTCGACGAGCTCGACGCCGAGATGCGGCGGCTGCGCCAGATGCGCCACACCGACCGCGCCCGGCAGGCGATCGAGACGATGCCCGTGCTGCTGCGCCAGATCTACGGCGCGGTGCGCGAGGCGTCCGCCGACGAGGACCGCGAACGCGCGTACCGGCTGCTGGCGCAGGGTTATGCGAACACGGCGCAGATGCTCTACCGCTTCGGCTGGCTGGCGCTGGCGACCCAGGCGCTGGACCGGATGGAGCTGGCCGCCGAGCGCTCGGGCGGGCCGCACCTGCTCGCCCACGCCACCCAGCAGCGGGCGCTGCTGCTGATGTCGCACGCGTCCTACGACGTCGGCGAGCGGCTGGTCGAGCGCTCGCTCGGGCTGCTGGAGCGCGAGGAGGAGAGCGAGGGCGTCCTGGCGTTGCGCGGTTCGGCGCACCTGCGGGGCGCGATCATCTGCGCCCGCAAGCACGACGAGACCCGGGCCAGGGAGCACATCGCCCACGCCCGCCGGTACGGCGCGCGGATCGGGCGCCAGTCCAGCGCCTACGACACCAGTTTCGGGCCCGGCAACGTGGAGATCCACGACACCGCGGTCTCCCTGGAGGTCGGCGACCCGTGGCGGGCGGCGCGCGACGGATCGGCGCTGGACATCCCCGCCGACGTGACGCCCACGCGGGCGGGACACCACTGGCAGGACGTCGCCCGCGCCTGGGTGCTGTCCGGCGAGCACGGCAAGGCGCTCGGGGCGTTGAACAAGGCCCGGGCCATCGCGCCGCAGCAGACGCGCTACCACCCGCAGGTGCACGAGACGGCCCGGCTGATCGCCCTCGCCGAGCGCCGCAAGTCCGACAGCATCGCGCACTTCACCGCCTGGCTCGGCATCAAGGTCTGACCGCCGCCCGCGGGGTCGGCGATCGGAGCCTTCTCGCACTGCGCAGGTTTTCCCGTGCGGGGAACCGAGTTCACCCCA of Saccharopolyspora erythraea contains these proteins:
- a CDS encoding helix-turn-helix domain-containing protein, which translates into the protein MPSTGSGLTIGERLAMARKVAGLSQHALATRAAYSVSMVRAVEQGREPASPAFVAAAARALGIEAEELYGQPYRELLGDDGGVDGLFELRTLFAEGCYVEPLVPAPLDELDAEMRRLRQMRHTDRARQAIETMPVLLRQIYGAVREASADEDRERAYRLLAQGYANTAQMLYRFGWLALATQALDRMELAAERSGGPHLLAHATQQRALLLMSHASYDVGERLVERSLGLLEREEESEGVLALRGSAHLRGAIICARKHDETRAREHIAHARRYGARIGRQSSAYDTSFGPGNVEIHDTAVSLEVGDPWRAARDGSALDIPADVTPTRAGHHWQDVARAWVLSGEHGKALGALNKARAIAPQQTRYHPQVHETARLIALAERRKSDSIAHFTAWLGIKV